From a single Adhaeribacter swui genomic region:
- a CDS encoding RagB/SusD family nutrient uptake outer membrane protein — MKFSKNTRYILPFVLTLSLASCDNFLEVKPRQAIVDDQTIVDGVTAETAVRGLYGALAGANYYGTNFQSIGYFQGDNIQWTGSQSIVAQFINHNVTADNATVASTWAAIYQTINRANQIIEKVPAVTDASFTQEKKNQLLGEAYFVRALAYFDLARTWGGVQLVLTPTKELTDNEGIRRSSVTETYAQVLKDLTEAEKLLPETTNRYRATKKTAWALMARYYLYQKDWAQAETYASKLVDDVANYKLVKPYSAFFANNARGTEESIFEIYYSPTSTNGHRNSWQPPANGGTRQWAPNEAFVNLVNDPTVGGNRNALVAKTTQGLWYGNMYYRSPATDPTFVIRIAELFLIRAEARAQLNKLPEALADLNAVRQRADLTPSPAVTQPEILLAIENERRVEFAFEPHRWYDLIRTGRVAEVLGVTDANKYVLPIPIDQLNADKALEQNPGY; from the coding sequence ATGAAATTTTCTAAAAATACCAGATATATACTGCCCTTTGTGCTGACCCTGAGTTTAGCTTCCTGCGATAATTTCCTGGAAGTAAAGCCGCGGCAAGCCATTGTAGATGACCAAACCATTGTGGATGGGGTAACGGCCGAAACCGCCGTACGGGGTTTGTACGGAGCGCTGGCGGGGGCTAATTATTACGGCACTAACTTTCAGTCCATCGGTTATTTTCAGGGCGATAATATTCAATGGACCGGTTCGCAATCTATCGTGGCGCAGTTTATTAACCACAACGTAACCGCCGATAATGCTACGGTGGCCAGTACCTGGGCGGCTATTTACCAGACCATTAACCGGGCCAACCAGATAATCGAGAAGGTGCCAGCCGTTACCGATGCCTCGTTTACGCAGGAGAAAAAGAACCAATTATTAGGCGAAGCTTACTTTGTGCGGGCCTTAGCTTACTTTGATCTGGCGCGTACCTGGGGTGGCGTACAATTAGTACTCACACCTACCAAAGAACTTACCGATAACGAAGGTATCCGTCGCAGTTCGGTAACCGAGACCTACGCGCAGGTTTTAAAAGATTTAACCGAAGCCGAAAAATTATTACCCGAAACAACCAACCGTTACCGGGCTACTAAGAAAACGGCCTGGGCTTTAATGGCTCGGTACTACCTATACCAAAAAGACTGGGCGCAAGCCGAAACGTACGCCAGTAAACTGGTGGATGACGTGGCCAATTACAAACTGGTAAAACCTTACAGCGCTTTCTTCGCCAACAATGCCCGCGGCACCGAAGAATCTATTTTTGAAATTTATTACAGCCCGACTTCGACTAACGGACACCGCAACAGCTGGCAACCACCGGCCAATGGCGGCACCCGGCAATGGGCGCCCAACGAAGCTTTTGTAAATTTGGTAAATGACCCCACGGTAGGCGGGAATCGCAACGCGTTAGTAGCGAAAACTACCCAAGGATTGTGGTACGGTAACATGTATTACCGCAGCCCCGCTACCGATCCCACTTTTGTGATCCGGATTGCCGAGTTGTTTTTAATCCGCGCCGAAGCCCGCGCCCAGCTGAATAAGTTACCAGAAGCTTTAGCAGATTTAAATGCCGTCCGCCAGCGGGCCGATTTAACGCCTAGCCCGGCGGTAACTCAACCCGAAATATTGCTGGCCATTGAAAACGAACGCCGGGTAGAATTTGCCTTTGAACCACACCGTTGGTATGATTTAATCCGGACTGGCCGGGTAGCCGAAGTTTTAGGTGTAACCGATGCCAATAAATACGTGCTGCCCATACCAATTGATCAGTTAAACGCTGACAAAGCTTTAGAGCAAAATCCGGGATATTAG
- a CDS encoding YeiH family protein yields MSSTQATISSPPNTRFAVSEDWTVVLLGGLIILLAIVGFLLPVPVFGWSNTSDLISKVFTPENLGIIALQFLLVFTIGGLGASLVGKPVKSYLLVFPVVYILTILALILAGNKQVKALNLEAVIFSLSIGLVIGNFFKLPNWFRSTLTTELFVKIGLVLLGTTVIFSDILKAGSLGLIQALVVVVSVWYLAYWTCKKLKVDDELTMMISSAVSICGVSAAIATSGAIKGDSKKLSYVISMVLITAIPMMVFMPYVAQYFNFPQEVTGAWLGGSIDTTGAVVASGTLVGETALKISTIVKFSQNVLLGLAAFAISVYWTYTKHPSSQDQNNKPTLGVIWERFPKFVLGFIGASLLFSFFISPETTAQVKDSLKNLQGLWFALAFTSIGLETNFADLFNKQSKKPLYAFLIAQTFNIFITLVIAFVLFGGK; encoded by the coding sequence ATGTCATCAACCCAAGCAACAATCTCCTCGCCGCCCAATACCAGATTTGCTGTATCCGAAGACTGGACGGTGGTACTATTAGGGGGATTAATCATTTTATTAGCTATTGTTGGATTTTTATTGCCGGTACCGGTATTTGGCTGGAGCAATACTTCCGATTTAATTTCTAAAGTTTTTACTCCGGAGAACCTGGGTATTATTGCTTTACAATTTTTACTCGTTTTTACCATCGGCGGTTTGGGCGCCAGCTTGGTTGGTAAACCGGTAAAATCGTATTTGCTTGTTTTTCCGGTCGTATATATCCTGACTATTCTGGCTTTAATTTTAGCGGGTAACAAACAAGTAAAAGCTTTAAACCTGGAAGCTGTTATTTTCAGTTTATCGATTGGTTTAGTAATTGGCAACTTTTTTAAGTTGCCGAATTGGTTCCGCTCCACGCTTACCACAGAGTTGTTCGTTAAAATTGGTTTGGTGCTGTTGGGTACTACCGTTATTTTCTCAGACATCTTAAAAGCCGGTTCGTTGGGTTTAATTCAGGCTTTGGTAGTGGTGGTGTCGGTGTGGTACCTGGCCTACTGGACTTGTAAAAAATTAAAAGTAGACGATGAGCTCACCATGATGATTTCCAGTGCAGTTTCTATTTGCGGGGTTTCGGCGGCTATTGCAACATCCGGCGCGATTAAAGGCGATTCCAAAAAACTGTCTTACGTCATTTCGATGGTATTAATTACGGCCATCCCCATGATGGTTTTTATGCCGTACGTGGCGCAGTATTTTAACTTTCCGCAGGAAGTTACCGGTGCCTGGTTAGGTGGCAGCATTGATACCACGGGGGCAGTAGTAGCCTCGGGTACTTTGGTGGGCGAAACCGCTTTAAAAATTAGTACCATTGTTAAATTTTCGCAGAACGTGTTGCTCGGTTTAGCGGCTTTTGCTATTTCGGTTTACTGGACTTATACTAAACATCCTTCATCGCAAGATCAAAACAACAAACCAACTCTGGGCGTTATCTGGGAACGTTTTCCCAAGTTTGTGTTGGGCTTTATCGGCGCTTCGTTGCTTTTTTCATTTTTCATTTCGCCCGAAACTACTGCCCAGGTAAAAGACAGTTTAAAAAACCTACAAGGCTTGTGGTTTGCTTTGGCTTTCACCAGTATTGGTCTGGAAACGAACTTTGCCGATTTATTTAACAAACAAAGCAAAAAACCACTGTACGCTTTCCTAATAGCGCAAACCTTTAACATCTTTATTACACTAGTAATTGCCTTTGTTTTATTTGGAGGTAAGTAA
- a CDS encoding DoxX family protein, translating into MAIAEISLPASKKKAPEKVNVPEPLVPTSDWNGLEKTTFRFFFIYFFIQAVPLDWKYFRNLFSINWLDLHFRDIFYLSRYTPQFFSTPENATGWGINSFADWGVVLVIAVLGTAIWSATDRNRKEYNQLYYWLRVILRYRLVIGLIAYAFIKIYPMQSPLPSISNLNTHYGDFNAWKIFSLTLGIVPNYQSFLGLVELLAAVLLFFRKTATIGAFLVLPFTGNVFMSNLAYEGGEYVYSFCLITIALFLFAYDGKRLFTLLTLEQPTLPNRFHPKFTDQQKSARLVLKSAFVFVFVLLYGYKTYAVYHKEGSYHFPKTAGLPGATGLYNVKEFRLNNQVLPYSVTDPIRWQDVVFEKWATISIRSNQKAPLEEAKTEEIFLNDQDRNYEEAGSGGRQYYSYQVNAANQTLILQNKNKNRPNDKLTLKYERPNGNQIILSGHNERQEPVYVVLEKINKKYLLDEVAREGRQKPMKL; encoded by the coding sequence ATGGCTATTGCAGAAATCTCCTTACCTGCTTCTAAAAAGAAAGCCCCCGAAAAGGTAAATGTACCAGAGCCGCTGGTTCCTACGTCTGATTGGAACGGGCTGGAGAAAACAACTTTCCGTTTTTTCTTTATTTACTTTTTTATTCAGGCCGTACCGCTCGACTGGAAGTACTTCCGGAATCTGTTTTCCATTAACTGGCTCGATTTACATTTCCGGGATATTTTTTACCTGAGTCGGTACACGCCGCAGTTCTTTTCTACTCCCGAAAATGCCACGGGCTGGGGTATAAATTCTTTTGCCGATTGGGGAGTAGTTTTGGTAATTGCGGTATTAGGAACTGCCATTTGGTCGGCCACGGATCGTAACCGCAAAGAATACAATCAGCTTTATTACTGGCTACGAGTAATTCTGCGCTACCGGTTGGTCATCGGGTTAATTGCCTATGCTTTTATTAAAATTTACCCGATGCAGTCGCCGCTACCTTCCATCAGTAACCTGAACACCCACTACGGTGATTTTAACGCCTGGAAAATTTTTTCTTTGACTTTAGGTATTGTACCCAATTACCAATCGTTTCTGGGCTTGGTAGAGTTACTGGCCGCGGTATTGCTGTTTTTCCGGAAAACGGCTACTATTGGTGCTTTCCTGGTGTTGCCGTTTACCGGTAACGTGTTTATGTCGAATTTGGCTTACGAAGGCGGCGAGTACGTGTACAGTTTTTGCCTGATTACCATTGCTTTGTTTTTGTTTGCTTACGATGGCAAACGGCTCTTTACCTTACTTACGCTGGAACAACCAACCTTGCCGAACCGTTTTCATCCGAAATTTACCGATCAGCAAAAAAGTGCGCGGCTAGTATTAAAAAGTGCTTTTGTATTCGTATTTGTATTGCTGTACGGGTACAAAACCTACGCTGTTTATCACAAAGAAGGCTCATACCACTTCCCGAAAACCGCTGGCTTACCGGGTGCCACAGGCTTGTATAATGTAAAAGAATTTCGCTTGAACAACCAGGTTCTGCCTTATTCGGTTACCGACCCTATTCGCTGGCAGGACGTGGTTTTTGAAAAATGGGCAACCATCAGCATTCGCTCGAACCAAAAAGCTCCTCTGGAAGAAGCCAAAACCGAAGAAATATTCCTGAACGACCAGGACCGCAACTACGAAGAAGCCGGCTCCGGTGGCCGTCAGTATTATTCTTACCAGGTTAATGCCGCTAACCAAACCTTAATCCTGCAGAACAAAAACAAAAACCGGCCGAACGATAAATTAACCCTGAAGTACGAACGGCCCAATGGTAATCAGATTATTCTGTCTGGCCATAACGAAAGGCAAGAACCTGTGTACGTAGTGCTGGAAAAAATAAACAAGAAATACCTGTTGGACGAAGTGGCTCGCGAAGGTCGCCAGAAACCGATGAAGTTATAA
- a CDS encoding phytoene desaturase family protein, which produces MTKTDYDAIVVGSGPNGLAAAIRLQQAGLSVLLLEGNETIGGGLRSKELTLPGFVHDVCSAIHPMAAGSPYMSTLPLHEHGLEFIYPEVAAAHPFDNGTAAVLKKSLEETAQLLGSDKDTYLNLMQPIVRDWPKLAPDVLGPLPIPKYPIAMAGFGLKALPPSTFLAKRFRTMEARGLWGGMAAHNIQPLNNLATSAIGLVLMAVGHLRGWPVPKGGSQQIANAMASYFVSLGGKIETNYYVKSLKQLPSAKAVLFDVTPKQLLEIAGYRFSSIYKWQLNRYRYGMGVFKIDWALDGPIPFTAPECRSAGTVHIGNTFEEIATTEQQSANGQHPDKPFVLLAQQSLFDATRAPAGKHVAWAYCHVPNGSTLDRTEIIEKQVERFAPGFRDLIIGRSTMNTSQIEAYNPNYIGGDINGGIIDVQQLYTRPVISLSPYRTSAKGIYICSSSTPPGGGVHGMCGFHAANRALKDVFKISGKKR; this is translated from the coding sequence GTGACGAAAACAGATTATGATGCCATAGTAGTGGGTTCCGGCCCGAACGGATTAGCAGCGGCTATTCGGTTGCAACAAGCCGGATTGTCGGTGTTGCTCCTGGAAGGAAATGAGACGATTGGCGGCGGTTTACGGTCGAAAGAATTAACCTTGCCCGGCTTTGTACATGATGTGTGCTCGGCCATTCACCCGATGGCGGCGGGGTCGCCTTACATGAGTACCTTACCGCTGCACGAGCACGGTTTAGAATTTATTTATCCCGAAGTGGCAGCGGCCCATCCTTTTGATAACGGTACGGCAGCCGTTTTAAAAAAATCATTGGAGGAAACGGCTCAGTTACTAGGCAGCGATAAAGATACTTACCTCAACTTAATGCAGCCCATTGTGCGCGATTGGCCCAAGTTAGCGCCGGATGTTCTCGGGCCTTTACCTATTCCCAAGTATCCGATTGCTATGGCAGGTTTCGGGTTAAAAGCGCTGCCGCCGTCTACTTTCCTGGCAAAACGTTTCCGGACGATGGAAGCCAGAGGGCTTTGGGGAGGTATGGCTGCGCATAATATTCAACCATTAAACAATCTGGCTACTTCGGCTATTGGTCTGGTGCTAATGGCGGTGGGGCATTTACGTGGCTGGCCTGTTCCCAAGGGCGGTTCGCAACAAATAGCTAATGCCATGGCTTCGTATTTTGTTTCGCTGGGAGGAAAGATAGAAACCAACTATTACGTAAAATCTTTAAAGCAACTCCCTTCGGCGAAGGCGGTTTTGTTCGATGTAACGCCGAAGCAGTTATTAGAAATAGCGGGTTACCGGTTTTCTTCTATTTACAAATGGCAGCTCAACCGCTACCGCTACGGCATGGGCGTATTTAAAATTGACTGGGCGCTGGATGGTCCGATTCCGTTTACTGCACCCGAATGTCGCAGTGCCGGAACGGTGCACATCGGGAATACCTTCGAAGAAATTGCGACCACGGAACAGCAAAGTGCCAACGGTCAGCACCCGGATAAGCCTTTTGTATTACTAGCGCAGCAAAGTTTATTTGATGCCACCCGAGCTCCCGCTGGCAAACATGTAGCCTGGGCGTATTGCCACGTACCTAACGGCTCTACTCTCGACCGGACGGAAATAATCGAAAAACAAGTAGAGCGATTTGCTCCCGGCTTCCGCGATTTAATTATTGGCCGCAGCACGATGAACACGTCTCAAATTGAAGCTTATAACCCGAACTACATTGGCGGCGACATAAACGGGGGTATTATTGACGTGCAGCAATTATATACCCGTCCGGTGATCAGCCTTTCGCCTTACCGGACATCGGCTAAAGGCATTTATATCTGCTCATCGTCTACCCCACCGGGGGGCGGGGTACATGGCATGTGTGGTTTTCACGCGGCTAACCGGGCTTTGAAGGACGTTTTTAAAATAAGTGGTAAGAAAAGATAA